In a genomic window of Xenopus laevis strain J_2021 chromosome 5S, Xenopus_laevis_v10.1, whole genome shotgun sequence:
- the MGC146443.L gene encoding uncharacterized protein LOC734386 (The RefSeq protein has 2 substitutions compared to this genomic sequence), translated as MPYGVRRGRQTGVYDTWEECREQVDCYPQASFKKLPTYGEARDFVETRERNSSYSSAGRSAEVYTDGCCSRNGQYGANGGIGVYWGPNDSRNVSARLEGRQTNQRAEIEAAYTAAKQARNDNVTHLEINTDSKFTIDGMTKWVPRWKENNWKTIDGRDVINKQDFQKLDKACENMDVKWNYVPGHSGNAGNEMADQLAKAGSSK; from the exons GGAAGAATGCAGAGAACAAGTGGATCGCTACCCACAAGCAAGTTTTAAGAAACTTCCAACCTACGGGGAAGCGCGGGACTTTGTAGAGACCCGAGAGAGAAATTCATCTTATTCTTCAGCAG GTCGTTGAGCTGAGGTGTACACAGATGGCTGCTGTTCCAGGAATGGTCAATATGGTGCAAATGGTGGCATCGGGGTTTATTGGGGTCCTAACGATTCAAG aaatgtttctgcAAGGCTTGAAGGAAGGCAAACCAACCAGAGAGCTGAAATAGAG GCTGCCTACACTGCTGCGAAACAAGCTAGGAATGATAATGTCACCCATCTTGAAATAAATACTGATAGCAAGTTCACAATAGATG GTATGACAAAATGGGTGCCAAGGTggaaagaaaataattggaaaaccaTTGATGGTAGAGATGTTATCAACAAGCAGGACTTCCAGAAACTTGATAAAGCATGTGAAAACATGGACGTAAAATGG AACTATGTCCCAGGGCACTCTGGCAATGCAGGGAATGAAATGGCTGATCAGCTGGCTAAAGCAGGATCAAGTAAATAA